A region from the Biomphalaria glabrata chromosome 14, xgBioGlab47.1, whole genome shotgun sequence genome encodes:
- the LOC106064859 gene encoding uncharacterized protein LOC106064859 gives MDWPYFRCSLICRHFSLILGLLCVGCVYLSRTNEFTAVLNPLRQTDCITKCQDGLLAKVDRLVLSGKIDIKDPAPGLGTVASLQLKLSENTEPNDLSIVDLDSCFGHGPNTESFYCEKTDSANVFHVYLNMSADVSLSEKEVVIRVSTYENSQLGNFVKLPKIYNLQNAVLTLNSHSLTHGCSGIELEKETSEITLCCINMASPCEAIIHHMGVTQVKAKDCVTYTIPEGAIRDFTFTFKACNQPNLVHSYRCQLKVLQTGKAQESGSDDVTFTILPVLGIVAFILGVPIICFCCRSKIHLDCVRVNSKH, from the exons ATGGACTGGCCCTATTTTAGGTGTAGTCTTATATGCCGTCATTTCAGTCTCATATTGGGCTTACTATGCGTAGGATGTGTGTATTTAA gcAGAACGAATGAATTCACCGCTGTGTTAAATCCACTTAGGCAAACAGATTGTATTACCAAGTGCCAGGATGGCTTGTTGGCCAAAGTTGATCGCTTGGTTTTATCTGGTAAAATTGATATTAAAGACCCGGCTCCTGGCTTGGGAACCGTTGCATCACTACAGTTGAAACTCTCTGAGAACACAGAGCCCAATGAT CTTTCTATAGTGGATTTGGACAGTTGCTTTGGTCACGGGCCAAACACAGAATCATTTTACTGTGAGAAAACAGACAGCGCTAATGTCTTTCACGTGTATCTGAATATGTCAGCGGATGTTTCGCTCAGCGAGAAGGAAGTTGTAATACGCGTGTCTACATATGAAAACTCGCAGTTAGGAAACTTTGTCAAACTACCCAAAATATACA atttgCAGAATGCGGTATTAACCCTCAACAGTCACTCATTGACACACGGATGTTCGGGTATTGAACTGGAGAAAGAAACTTCAGAAATAACCTTGTGCTGTATAAACATGGCGTCTCCGTGTGAGGCTATCATACATCACATGGGCGTGACCCAAGTCAAAGCCAAGGACTGCGTCACATATACGATACCTGAAGGGGCCATAAGAGACTTCACCTTTACATTCAAGGCATGCAACCAACCTAACTTGGTTCACTCATACAGATGTCAATTAAAAGTATTACAAACTG GGAAAGCTCAAGAGTCCGGCAGTGATGACGTAACATTCACCATTCTCCCTGTGCTCGGCATTGTGGCTTTTATTCTCGGAGTTCCcatcatttgtttttgttgtagAAGTAAGATTCATTTAGATTGTGTACGAGTGAACTCTAAACATTAA